A DNA window from Trichosurus vulpecula isolate mTriVul1 chromosome 2, mTriVul1.pri, whole genome shotgun sequence contains the following coding sequences:
- the FAIM gene encoding fas apoptotic inhibitory molecule 1: protein MTDLVAVWEVALSDGIHKIEFEHGTTSGKRVVYVDGKEEIRREWMFKLVGKETFSVGVAKTKATINIDAVSGFAYEYTLEIDGKSLKKYMENRSKTTNTWVLRLDGVDFRIVLEKDTMDVWCNGKKLETAGEFVDDGTETHFNIDNHECYIKAVSSGKRKEGIVHTLVVDDKEIAETSE from the exons ATGACAGATCTTGTAGCAGTTTGGGAAGTTGCCTTAAGCGATGGTATTCACAAAATCGAATTTGAACATGGGACCACTTCAGGAAAACGTGTTGTGTATGtggatggaaag GAAGAGATAAGAAGAGAATGGATGTTCAAATTGGTGGGCAAAGAAACATTTAGTGTTGGAGTTGCAAAAACAAAAGCTACCATAAATATAGATGCAGTCAGTGGTTTTGCTTATGAATATACGCTGGAAATTGATGGGAAAAGTCTCAAGAAATATATGGAGAACAGATCAAAAACAACAAATACTTGGGTTTTACGTTTGGATGGTGTGGATTTTAGAATTGTGCTGG AGAAAGATACTATGGATGTTTGGTGCAATGGTAAAAAATTGGAGACAGCA GGTGAGTTTGTAGATGATGGAACTGAAACTCACTTCAATATTGATAATCATGAATGTTATATAAAGGCTGTCAGTAGTGGAAAGCGAAAAGAAGGGATTGTTCATACTCTAGTAGTGGATGATAAAGAGATTGCAGAGACTTCTGAGTGA